Proteins from a genomic interval of Bacteroides sp.:
- a CDS encoding FAD:protein FMN transferase, whose product MNKRFLLFFIAVVFSIAACNVSPKESQLVNIRGVVFGTYYSISYYEEGGTVFQEEIDSLFNVFNESMSYYVPQALISRVNNNETQEVDEFFRVVYLRSVEIYKSSAGAFDPTVSPLVNAWGFGFLKREEMSQKKIDSLQQLTGLDRTRLEGNIIIKDDPRIQFDFNAIAKGYAADVVGNFLETKDITTYLVEIGGDLVAKGLKPNGTKWRIGLEKPATEFDDPQDWDFYVELQDRAVATSGNYRRYYEEDGQRFSHTIDPFTGYPVTHNLLSVSVFAKDGITADAYATAFMVMGFEKAKGFVESHPEMDAFFIFSTGAEQYGTYATPGLTLLKREDL is encoded by the coding sequence GCTTGTAAATATTCGCGGGGTGGTGTTCGGAACTTATTATTCTATTTCCTATTATGAGGAGGGGGGAACCGTTTTTCAGGAAGAAATTGACAGTCTCTTCAACGTCTTCAACGAGTCTATGTCGTATTATGTGCCTCAGGCCCTGATCTCAAGGGTGAATAATAATGAGACCCAGGAAGTGGACGAATTCTTCCGGGTGGTTTACCTGCGTTCTGTTGAAATTTATAAGTCCTCAGCAGGGGCTTTTGATCCCACCGTTTCCCCTTTGGTCAATGCCTGGGGATTTGGGTTCCTGAAAAGGGAAGAAATGTCGCAAAAAAAGATCGACAGCCTACAGCAATTGACCGGGCTTGACCGTACCCGTCTGGAAGGGAACATCATTATCAAGGACGACCCCCGCATTCAGTTTGACTTCAATGCCATTGCCAAAGGCTATGCCGCCGATGTAGTTGGAAACTTCCTTGAAACAAAAGATATCACCACTTACCTTGTTGAGATTGGCGGCGATTTGGTGGCCAAAGGGCTCAAACCCAACGGCACCAAGTGGCGTATCGGCCTCGAAAAACCAGCCACCGAGTTTGATGACCCACAGGACTGGGATTTTTATGTTGAACTCCAGGACCGGGCTGTAGCCACTTCTGGCAATTACCGTCGCTATTATGAAGAAGACGGCCAACGCTTCTCACATACCATCGACCCCTTTACAGGTTATCCCGTGACCCATAACCTGCTGAGTGTTTCTGTGTTTGCAAAGGATGGCATCACCGCTGATGCCTATGCAACGGCGTTTATGGTTATGGGATTTGAGAAAGCTAAAGGTTTTGTGGAATCCCATCCCGAAATGGATGCTTTCTTCATTTTTTCAACCGGTGCTGAACAATATGGCACCTATGCAACCCCTGGACTGACGCTCCTTAAGAGAGAAGATCTGTAA
- the rpsR gene encoding 30S ribosomal protein S18: MANQQNSEIRYLAPIAVDIKKKKYCRFKKAGIKYIDYKDANFLLKFVNEQGKILPRRLTGTSVKYQRKVARAIKRARHLALMPYVADLLK; the protein is encoded by the coding sequence ATGGCTAATCAGCAAAATTCAGAAATCAGGTATCTGGCACCCATTGCCGTAGATATCAAGAAGAAGAAATACTGCCGCTTCAAGAAAGCAGGCATCAAATACATTGATTATAAGGACGCCAACTTTTTGTTGAAGTTTGTCAACGAGCAGGGCAAGATCCTTCCCCGCCGTCTTACCGGGACTTCGGTAAAATACCAGCGTAAAGTGGCCCGCGCCATCAAGCGTGCCCGTCACCTGGCCCTGATGCCTTATGTAGCTGATCTTTTAAAATAA
- a CDS encoding RNA methyltransferase, protein MLTHSQIKYVQSLQQKKFRRQYGAFVAEGEKIVSELWASTFRVEGVYALTGWLESHRNQIPQGIDIYEVSEKDLGRISGLKTPNRVLAVVRMPEAGNEPEPGAGGLTLLLDQVQDPGNLGTIIRTADWFGIRRIVCSPDTVEVFSAKVVQATMGSFLRVDVNYSELVPFLEKVKGKFPVYGAFLEGTDHYDVEAAKDGLLVIGNESKGISPAVASLVNKKVRIHGGRKPGKADAAESLNASVAAGILMAWFSKK, encoded by the coding sequence TTGCTCACCCATTCGCAAATCAAATACGTTCAGAGCCTGCAGCAGAAGAAATTCAGGCGGCAATACGGAGCCTTTGTAGCCGAGGGAGAAAAAATCGTATCCGAACTCTGGGCGAGCACCTTCCGGGTGGAAGGGGTGTATGCCCTGACTGGCTGGCTGGAGAGCCACCGGAATCAGATCCCACAAGGAATTGATATCTATGAAGTAAGCGAAAAGGACCTTGGTCGCATCAGCGGCCTGAAGACTCCAAACCGGGTGCTTGCCGTGGTGAGAATGCCTGAGGCAGGGAATGAGCCGGAACCTGGTGCTGGCGGGCTTACGTTGTTGCTCGACCAGGTGCAGGACCCGGGCAACCTCGGCACCATCATCCGTACGGCCGACTGGTTTGGCATTCGAAGGATTGTATGCTCCCCCGATACGGTCGAGGTATTCAGCGCCAAGGTAGTCCAGGCAACAATGGGTTCCTTTCTAAGGGTGGATGTCAATTATTCGGAACTGGTGCCTTTCCTTGAAAAGGTAAAGGGGAAATTTCCTGTTTACGGCGCCTTCCTTGAAGGAACAGACCATTATGATGTGGAGGCAGCCAAGGATGGCCTGCTGGTCATTGGAAATGAATCGAAGGGCATCTCCCCAGCGGTGGCATCCCTGGTGAATAAAAAAGTCAGGATACACGGAGGCAGAAAGCCCGGCAAGGCAGATGCTGCCGAGTCGCTCAACGCCTCGGTGGCTGCAGGAATTTTGATGGCCTGGTTTAGCAAAAAATAG
- the rpsF gene encoding 30S ribosomal protein S6, with protein sequence MVRQYETVFIMTPVLSDEQMKEAVSKFQDYLKSKGAEIVYEDHWGLRKLAYPIQKKSTGFYHLIEFKAEPTVVAELELAMKRDERIIRFLTVSLDKFAVAYNEKRRADKDVSKVTEKE encoded by the coding sequence ATGGTAAGACAGTACGAAACCGTTTTCATTATGACTCCCGTTTTGTCTGATGAACAGATGAAGGAAGCGGTAAGTAAGTTTCAGGACTACCTGAAAAGCAAAGGTGCGGAGATCGTTTATGAAGATCATTGGGGCCTGCGCAAACTCGCTTATCCTATTCAGAAAAAATCGACCGGCTTTTATCACTTGATAGAATTCAAAGCCGAGCCCACCGTAGTTGCCGAGCTAGAGCTTGCAATGAAAAGGGATGAGCGCATTATCCGATTCCTGACCGTATCGCTCGACAAGTTTGCCGTGGCATACAACGAAAAGAGGCGCGCCGATAAGGACGTTTCTAAAGTAACGGAGAAAGAATAA
- the rplI gene encoding 50S ribosomal protein L9, translated as MEIILIQDVPNLGFKDDILTVKDGYGANYLIPKGYAILAIPSEKKKLAETLKQRAYKEEKVKKDAEKLADKLRDIEVKIGAKVGTSGKIFGSVNALQIAEAIKEQYDIEVDRKRIVVDGDAVKELGVYTAKINLHKEVRFDIKFEVVAE; from the coding sequence ATGGAAATTATTCTGATTCAAGATGTTCCCAACCTGGGATTCAAAGACGATATCTTAACCGTTAAAGACGGCTACGGCGCCAATTACCTGATCCCGAAAGGCTACGCCATTCTTGCCATTCCTTCGGAGAAGAAAAAACTGGCCGAGACCCTCAAGCAACGTGCTTATAAAGAGGAAAAGGTGAAGAAGGATGCCGAAAAGCTGGCTGATAAACTCCGCGATATTGAAGTGAAAATTGGCGCCAAAGTGGGTACATCAGGCAAGATTTTCGGTTCAGTAAATGCCCTGCAGATCGCAGAAGCCATCAAAGAGCAGTACGACATTGAAGTAGACCGCAAGCGTATCGTTGTGGACGGTGATGCAGTGAAAGAACTGGGCGTTTATACCGCCAAGATCAACCTCCACAAAGAAGTTCGCTTCGACATCAAATTTGAAGTGGTTGCCGAATAA